The Candidatus Binataceae bacterium DNA segment GCGCGCGCAAATCTTCGTGCGTCCCGATCTGGTCGGCGAGCGAACCTCCACGAGCTAGCTTTCGCAGCCAGGCGGCGCTCCACATGGGGACTATCAAGGGCGACAAGCTTCAAGCGCAACGAGATCGAATCCGGAGCAGTGAATGACCTCGTCAGACGACGACCCCCATCCAGTCAATCCAGCGGCAGACACGAGCGAGTTTTTCCTTCCCGGCGCCGGGGTGAGCGCGCTGCTCATTCACGGGCTCAGCGGGACGCCGTTCGAGATGCGCTATCTCGGCGAGCGATTAGCGGCCGCGGGCGTCCGCGTATGCGGCGTGCGCCTGGCCGGTCACGGCGGCACTGCCGAGGAGCTTGGCGCAGCCACGCGCGCGCAATGGTATGAAAGCGCGGTCGAGGGCTTCGAGCGGCTCCATCGATTCGGCGATCCGGTCGCGGTGGTCGGGTTGTCGATGGGCGCGCTGCTGGCGGCGCGGCTCGCCGCCGATCAAGGTGAGGCGGTTGCCGGGGTGGCGAAACTCTCGCCGGCGTTCTTTTTGCCGCTGTGGGTGCGCGGCCCGCTCAAGGCGCTCACCGCGCTCGGTCCGCTCGCCGACCGCATCTATCTGCGCGGCAAAGGTTCGGACATCTACGATTCCGCCGCGCGCAGCGTGCATCCGTCGGCCCGCCTGATGCCGCTAAGC contains these protein-coding regions:
- a CDS encoding alpha/beta fold hydrolase, yielding MTSSDDDPHPVNPAADTSEFFLPGAGVSALLIHGLSGTPFEMRYLGERLAAAGVRVCGVRLAGHGGTAEELGAATRAQWYESAVEGFERLHRFGDPVAVVGLSMGALLAARLAADQGEAVAGVAKLSPAFFLPLWVRGPLKALTALGPLADRIYLRGKGSDIYDSAARSVHPSARLMPLSAVLELLKLSAEVRPRLGRVAQPALVIHGRRDHTCPMRRNVDFVMSRLGSKQKRAVILEESFHVITVDSEKDRVASEVINFVDALRAGAERASAMG